A window of Kribbella voronezhensis genomic DNA:
GGACCGGGCGGGCTCCGGTGAGAACCGGCCGCGCGCGATCGCATCCGCCGGCGAAGAGGACGCGACTGTGCGCGAGTACCGCGACGGTGACGACCTGCGGCGAGTGCACTGGCGCTCCACTGCTCGGCGTGGCTCGCTGATGGTGCGTCGTGAGGAGCAGCCGTGGCAGAGCCGCTGCGCGATCTTCCTCGACGCCCGCAGCATTTCGCACCACGGGCACGGGCCGTCGTCCAGCCTCGAGTGGGCAGTCAGCGCGGCAGCATCGATCGGTATCGACCGAATCCGACGCGGCTACGTGACCACCCTGCTGGGCGGACCGACCACGCTCACCGCAATCAACCACCGCAGCTCGACCGCGGTGCACCAGCCACTGATCAGCCAGCAGTTGCTGACCGAGTGCGCGACCGTCGAGGAACACAAGTACGCCGAGATCGGCCCCTTGCTGACCGTCGACCGGCACATCCAGGAGCCCAGCCTGGTGGTCGCCATCGTCGGCGCCTGCAGTTCCGACGACATCACCTCGCTCAATCGCTGGCGCACCAGCCAGGCGACAGGAGTGGCGCTCTTGCTCGATGCGGCAAGCTGGTCAGTGGGCGCGGAAGGCACCGAGAAGGCCGCCCGGCTGACCGCGGCCACTGACGCCACCGAGAACGAACTGCGCCGCAACGGCTGGCGGGTAGCCAGAGTTCAGCGCGGGGACCATCTCCC
This region includes:
- a CDS encoding DUF58 domain-containing protein gives rise to the protein MRQALRGLTTRGRAFVAAGITASLCALLLGQKDLLRVGILLVALPIVAALVVGRTRLRLQVRRSLAPDQVPVGTQATVELTLTNQGRMPAGLLLLEDRIPYVLGHRPRFVVDRVSPNWRRTVSYPVKSDVRGLFQVGPLMLTVADPFGLVETSRTFTRSQHLLVTPRVYRLPEVRLGADRAGSGENRPRAIASAGEEDATVREYRDGDDLRRVHWRSTARRGSLMVRREEQPWQSRCAIFLDARSISHHGHGPSSSLEWAVSAAASIGIDRIRRGYVTTLLGGPTTLTAINHRSSTAVHQPLISQQLLTECATVEEHKYAEIGPLLTVDRHIQEPSLVVAIVGACSSDDITSLNRWRTSQATGVALLLDAASWSVGAEGTEKAARLTAATDATENELRRNGWRVARVQRGDHLPTVWSTLGLRSGRIA